From Acanthopagrus latus isolate v.2019 chromosome 22, fAcaLat1.1, whole genome shotgun sequence, the proteins below share one genomic window:
- the trib2 gene encoding tribbles homolog 2: MIPGNEAVQLTCCGSRISSRRRTRSSSSLFLLFLLLLFFSTTTYQGFVELSHFFLMNIQRSNPINISRYGRSRHKSHDFEELSCLRTTESHQSFSPNLGSPSPPETPDSSHCISRIGDYLLLEPLEGDHVFRAAHLHSGEELVCKVFDIGRYQESLAAYFALGQHQHINQILEILLGETRAYVFFERSYGDMHSFVRTCKKLREDEAARLFYQIASAVAHCHDNGLVLRDLKLRKFVFKNEDRSLVKLESLEDTYILDGLDDSLSDKHGCPAYVSPEILNANGSYSGKAADVWSLGVMLYTILVGRYPFHDVEPGSLFSKIRRGHFNIPETLTPKAKCLIRSILRREPAERLTSREILEHPWFSSSGALGGAVVHGRGEREQEQMVPEVNMEEELEQFFS, from the exons ATGATCCCGGGGAACGAGGCCGTGCAACTGACCTG ctgcgGATCCAggatcagcagcaggaggagaacaaggagcagcagcagcctcttcctcctcttcctcctcctcctcttcttctccaccaCCACTTACCAGGGTTTTGTGGAGTTATCGCACTTCTTCCTCATGAACATACAGAGGTCAAATCCAATTAACATTTCACGTTATGGGAGATCGCGGCACAAATCGCACGACTTCGAAGAATTGTCTTGCTTAAGGACTACAGAGTCGCACCAGAGCTTCAGCCCCAACCTCGGGTCCCCCAGCCCGCCGGAGACCCCGGACTCCTCGCACTGTATCTCCCGCATCGGGGACTACCTTTTGTTGGAACCACTGGAGGGAGACCACGTTTTCAGAGCCGCCCACCTGCACAGCGGGGAAGAGCTCGTGTGTAAG GTTTTTGACATTGGACGATACCAGGAGTCACTGGCGGCCTACTTCGCCCTGGGCCAGCACCAGCACATTAACCAAATCCTGGAGATCTTGCTCGGGGAGACTCGAGCCTACGTGTTCTTTGAGAGGAGCTATGGAGACATGCACTCTTTCGTCCGCACCTGCAAGAAGTTGCGGGAGGACGAGGCTGCCCGGCTCTTCTATCAGATAGCCTCGGCCGTGGCACATTGCCACGACAACGGACTGGTCCTCCGTGACCTCAAACTGAGGAAGTTTGTCTTCAAGAATGAGGACAG aagCCTCGTGAAGCTGGAGAGCCTCGAGGACACTTATATCCTGGATGGTCTTGATGACTCCCTGTCAGACAAACACGGCTGCCCAGCTTATGTCAGTCCTGAGATCCTCAATGCCAACGGCAGCTATTCGGGGAAGGCGGCTGATGTCTGGAGTCTGGGCGTCATGCTGTACACCATCCTCGTCGGGCGCTACCCTTTCCACGACGTTGAGCCCGGCTCTCTGTTCAGCAAAATCCGCAGAGGCCACTTCAACATCCCGGAGACGCTCACGCCCAAGGCCAAGTGCCTGATCCGCTCCATCCTCCGACGGGAACCCGCAGAGCGCCTCACCTCTCGGGAGATTCTCGAGCACCCCTGGTTCTCTTCCTCCGGGGCGCTAGGGGGCGCCGTGGTGCACGGTAGAGGGGAAAGGGAGCAGGAGCAGATGGTGCCTGAGGTGAACATGGAGGAGGAACTGGAGCAGTTCTTCAGCTGA